From Deltaproteobacteria bacterium, one genomic window encodes:
- a CDS encoding LLM class F420-dependent oxidoreductase: MHFGIHLPHFGRFGTTENIRRIAETAEALDYDSIWVSDHVVAPSVVLGYFGSSFWEPLTVLTYAAAVTKKVRLGTSVIIVPYRDPLITAKTIATIDQLSHGRVIFGAASGWLEPEFEALGQKFAERGEQTDEYLRIYKEAWTKEDPEFQGRYRTFKDLKFEPKPVQQPYPPLWIGGISKRAIRRAVEFGDGWQPVRTSLGDTKDCIATLRRTAERRGRALDRFTISLRLPTWFADAKGSDDGQMITTADDMVARLAAYREIGVGDVLVDFFLGIPHDPATSVDTFVRAMERFARDVRPKVS; the protein is encoded by the coding sequence ATGCACTTTGGAATTCACCTCCCTCACTTCGGCCGCTTCGGTACCACCGAGAACATTCGCCGTATCGCCGAGACCGCGGAAGCGCTCGACTACGATTCGATTTGGGTCAGCGATCACGTCGTCGCGCCTAGCGTCGTGCTCGGCTACTTCGGATCGAGCTTCTGGGAACCGCTGACCGTGCTCACCTACGCGGCGGCGGTCACCAAGAAAGTGCGACTCGGCACCAGCGTGATCATCGTGCCCTACCGCGATCCGCTGATCACCGCGAAGACGATCGCGACCATCGATCAACTGTCGCACGGGCGGGTCATCTTCGGCGCGGCGTCGGGATGGTTGGAGCCCGAGTTTGAAGCGCTCGGTCAGAAGTTTGCTGAGCGTGGCGAACAGACCGACGAGTATCTGCGGATCTACAAGGAAGCGTGGACGAAAGAGGATCCGGAGTTTCAGGGCCGCTATCGCACGTTCAAGGACTTGAAGTTCGAACCGAAGCCAGTGCAGCAACCGTATCCACCGCTGTGGATCGGCGGCATCAGCAAGCGCGCCATTCGGCGCGCCGTCGAATTCGGCGACGGCTGGCAACCGGTGCGCACCTCGCTCGGCGACACCAAGGATTGCATCGCCACACTGCGCCGTACAGCGGAGCGTAGGGGACGCGCGCTGGATCGTTTCACGATCTCGCTGCGGTTGCCGACCTGGTTTGCCGACGCCAAGGGCAGCGACGATGGTCAGATGATCACCACCGCCGACGACATGGTGGCGCGTCTCGCCGCCTATCGCGAGATCGGTGTCGGTGACGTGCTGGTCGATTTTTTCCTCGGCATCCCGCACGACCCGGCGACGTCGGTCGATACCTTCGTGCGTGCGATGGAGCGCTTCGCGCGCGACGTGCGGCCGAAGGTGTCGTGA
- a CDS encoding M20/M25/M40 family metallo-hydrolase has product MKRLLQFCMWSALLPLSAQATDIDWRQAGDQAAQLLSAYIRIDTTNPPGNEIAAAKFLAAQFKHAGIDNQVLQSSKGRGIVVARLAGTGAERPLVLLNHLDVVPADASGWDLPPFSGTIRDGYVWGRGAMDCKGVGAVDATAMIALKRAGVHLKRDLIFVGTADEEAGGLNGAGWFADHHLDLVRNAEFLLNEGGAIQIRADGSRAYEVAVSEKTPCWLKLTATGEAGHGSAPRPETAVTRLVGALDRLHHYQPEVRVVPEVAAYYAALADTAPEARRAGYRDLKLALGDADFRTEFLADRHDAALVRDTTAPTVLNASNKTNVIPRTATAEVDCRLLPDENPETFIQAVTQVVNDDAITIEKLLSFPPSSSPTDTPLYRAVQAVAAREHIPVVPSVLTGFTDSHYFRTKGIVSYGFVPFEVSEDEDSRVHGTNERLSIENLRNGTRRLIEIVEALDQGS; this is encoded by the coding sequence ATGAAAAGACTTCTGCAGTTTTGCATGTGGTCGGCGCTGCTGCCGCTCAGCGCTCAGGCGACCGACATCGATTGGCGGCAGGCGGGAGATCAGGCGGCGCAGTTGCTGAGCGCGTACATTCGGATCGACACGACCAATCCGCCGGGCAACGAAATCGCTGCGGCGAAGTTTCTCGCCGCGCAGTTCAAGCACGCCGGTATCGACAACCAAGTGTTGCAGTCGAGTAAGGGGCGCGGGATCGTGGTCGCGCGTCTCGCCGGCACGGGCGCGGAGAGGCCGCTGGTGTTGCTCAATCACCTCGATGTCGTGCCCGCGGATGCCAGCGGCTGGGACCTGCCGCCGTTCTCCGGCACGATTCGCGACGGCTACGTCTGGGGTCGTGGAGCGATGGATTGCAAAGGCGTCGGCGCGGTCGATGCCACCGCCATGATCGCGCTCAAGCGCGCCGGGGTTCACCTCAAGCGCGATCTCATCTTCGTCGGTACCGCGGATGAAGAGGCCGGTGGGCTCAACGGTGCCGGTTGGTTTGCCGACCATCACCTCGATCTCGTGCGCAACGCCGAGTTCCTGTTGAACGAAGGCGGCGCCATCCAGATCCGCGCCGATGGCAGCCGCGCCTACGAGGTCGCGGTGTCGGAGAAGACGCCGTGCTGGCTGAAACTGACCGCCACCGGCGAGGCGGGGCACGGCTCCGCGCCGCGGCCGGAGACGGCGGTGACGCGCCTGGTCGGCGCACTCGACCGCTTGCACCACTATCAACCCGAGGTGCGCGTGGTGCCCGAGGTCGCCGCCTACTACGCCGCGCTTGCCGACACCGCGCCGGAGGCCCGCCGCGCGGGCTACCGCGACTTGAAGCTGGCGCTGGGTGACGCCGACTTTCGCACTGAGTTCCTCGCCGATCGTCACGATGCCGCGTTGGTCCGCGACACCACTGCGCCGACGGTGTTGAACGCGAGCAACAAGACCAACGTCATCCCGCGCACCGCGACCGCCGAGGTCGATTGCCGCCTCCTGCCCGACGAGAATCCCGAGACGTTCATTCAGGCCGTCACGCAAGTCGTCAACGACGACGCGATCACGATCGAGAAGCTGCTCAGCTTCCCGCCGTCGTCGTCGCCGACCGACACCCCGCTGTATCGCGCGGTGCAAGCGGTTGCCGCGCGCGAGCATATCCCGGTGGTGCCGAGCGTGCTGACAGGATTCACCGACAGTCATTACTTCCGCACCAAGGGTATCGTCAGTTACGGCTTCGTTCCATTTGAAGTCAGCGAAGACGAGGACAGTCGTGTCCACGGCACCAACGAGCGGCTCTCAATCGAAAATCTCCGCAACGGCACGCGTCGACTGATCGAGATCGTGGAGGCCTTGGATCAGGGATCGTAG
- the dcd gene encoding dCTP deaminase has product MLLSAEEIARILRVGNDPLVITPAPNPDELRNSGAGAVDLRLGTWFMTPRHPRIGVLEVAEGRVSFGVEDEIMRRHYVAFGERFILHPRAFVLAATLEWLRLPRSLAGYIMGRSSWGRRGLIIATASGVHPGFTGCLTLELTNVGEVPIDIRPGMAICQLFLHETKGSTVADGSGFVGARRPALGRIELDRIARALRKPGAT; this is encoded by the coding sequence ATGCTACTTTCAGCTGAAGAGATTGCACGCATACTACGGGTTGGGAACGATCCGTTAGTTATCACACCAGCACCAAACCCCGATGAGCTACGGAATAGCGGCGCGGGCGCGGTTGATCTTCGATTGGGTACATGGTTCATGACGCCGCGTCATCCACGTATCGGCGTTCTTGAAGTTGCTGAGGGTAGAGTATCTTTCGGAGTAGAGGACGAGATCATGCGACGCCATTACGTCGCATTTGGTGAGCGATTCATCCTACATCCGCGCGCCTTTGTTTTGGCAGCTACCCTCGAATGGTTACGCCTTCCACGAAGTCTCGCAGGATATATCATGGGGAGATCTTCATGGGGCAGGAGGGGACTAATTATAGCGACCGCTTCCGGCGTTCATCCTGGGTTTACCGGATGTCTTACGCTTGAATTGACCAATGTAGGTGAAGTCCCTATCGACATCCGGCCCGGCATGGCGATTTGCCAGCTGTTCCTTCATGAGACGAAAGGGTCCACGGTGGCAGATGGGAGCGGCTTCGTTGGTGCGCGTCGCCCAGCTCTTGGTAGGATCGAACTCGATCGAATCGCAAGGGCGTTGAGGAAGCCCGGGGCCACTTGA
- a CDS encoding VOC family protein, which produces MNAAIQVEGLDHFVLRVRDLDASLRFYGELLGLPIEFLDQYRAGTRPFVSARVGGQLIDLVPDSTYDPAVGMNAGGFMHLCVRVAQPPLIELIALLKSRGIELIDDQPVPRMGATGMGLSIYVRDPDGYIVELKEGGVGG; this is translated from the coding sequence ATGAACGCGGCGATTCAGGTCGAAGGACTCGATCACTTCGTACTCCGCGTTCGCGATCTCGACGCGTCGCTGCGTTTCTATGGCGAGCTGCTCGGCTTGCCGATCGAGTTCCTCGATCAGTACCGCGCCGGTACGCGGCCGTTTGTTTCGGCGCGGGTCGGCGGGCAGCTCATCGACCTTGTTCCCGACTCGACCTACGATCCCGCGGTCGGTATGAACGCCGGCGGCTTCATGCACCTGTGCGTGCGAGTCGCGCAGCCGCCGCTGATCGAGCTGATCGCGCTGCTCAAGTCGCGCGGCATCGAGTTGATCGACGACCAGCCGGTGCCAAGGATGGGCGCGACCGGGATGGGACTGTCGATCTATGTTCGCGACCCCGACGGATACATCGTGGAGCTGAAGGAGGGCGGGGTTGGCGGTTAG